A genome region from uncultured Fibrobacter sp. includes the following:
- the dapB gene encoding dihydrodipicolinate reductase, with the protein MSVQVMVNGIPGNMGRIVAETCVARGLELVPYSLTGEIIVENEAEVAGRTIQLLKPSNREERIGEVLAKYPNVICIDYTHPTAVNDNAAFYVKHKIPFVMGTTGGDREALARLVAEANHPSVIAPNMAKQIVAFQSMIEFLANEFPSAFDGYKLSVVESHQKTKADTSGTARAVVGTFQKMGFAYTPDDIEKVRDEKEQMERMHVPEEYLGGHAFHTYSLDSADGTVHFEFQHNVCGRKIYAEGTVDAVNFLAEQIAAGTAKPFNMMDVLRSGKMR; encoded by the coding sequence ATGTCTGTACAAGTGATGGTTAATGGTATTCCGGGCAACATGGGCCGCATTGTGGCCGAAACCTGCGTCGCCCGCGGCTTGGAACTGGTCCCGTATTCTCTGACGGGCGAGATTATCGTCGAAAACGAAGCCGAAGTGGCCGGCAGAACAATCCAGCTTTTGAAGCCGAGCAACCGTGAAGAACGCATCGGCGAAGTGCTCGCGAAGTACCCAAACGTCATTTGCATTGACTACACGCACCCGACGGCCGTGAACGACAACGCAGCCTTCTACGTGAAGCACAAGATTCCCTTCGTGATGGGCACCACCGGCGGCGACCGTGAAGCGCTTGCCCGCCTTGTGGCCGAAGCGAACCACCCGAGCGTCATTGCCCCGAACATGGCGAAGCAGATTGTCGCCTTCCAGAGCATGATCGAGTTTCTTGCAAACGAGTTCCCGTCTGCATTCGACGGCTACAAACTCTCTGTGGTCGAGAGTCACCAGAAGACCAAGGCCGACACGAGCGGTACGGCCCGCGCGGTCGTGGGCACCTTCCAGAAGATGGGCTTCGCCTACACGCCGGACGATATCGAGAAGGTCCGCGACGAAAAGGAACAGATGGAACGCATGCACGTGCCCGAGGAATACCTCGGCGGTCACGCATTCCACACCTACAGCCTCGACAGCGCCGACGGAACCGTCCATTTCGAGTTCCAGCATAACGTGTGCGGTCGCAAGATTTACGCCGAAGGCACCGTGGACGCCGTGAACTTCCTCGCCGAGCAGATTGCCGCCGGTACCGCCAAACCCTTCAACATGATGGACGTCCTGCGCTCCGGAAAGATGAGATAA
- a CDS encoding ABC transporter permease subunit, whose amino-acid sequence MRSYILRRLLLMIPTLIGISLVCFILIQLLPGGPVEEMISRAQQAAAMKGGVDASKALTPDQIAQIQAYFGFDQPAWKRYLTWLWNVLHLDLGSSYTYGLPVWDVIVSRFPISLFFGITSFFLSYLICIPLGLWKAVHHGSKLDSLSSGVIFSGYVMPGYALGILLIIFLAGGSYLDIFPLGGLTSDDFEDFSFFGKIVDLGHHLILPIFCYMISEFAFLTFLMKNSALEELGKDYMRTALAKGMSFNQALVRHALRNALIPIATRLSEICTLMFAGALLIEKVFDIDGMGLLYYNSMVNRDYNVVMGIIFLSSLMAMVGRLFSDILYTLVDPRIKFS is encoded by the coding sequence ATGCGTTCCTATATCCTCCGCCGCTTGCTTTTGATGATCCCGACCCTCATCGGGATTTCGCTGGTGTGTTTTATACTCATCCAGCTTTTGCCGGGCGGTCCCGTGGAGGAAATGATTTCGCGTGCGCAGCAGGCCGCGGCCATGAAGGGCGGGGTAGATGCTTCCAAGGCGCTCACGCCCGACCAGATAGCCCAAATCCAGGCGTACTTCGGCTTTGACCAGCCCGCCTGGAAGCGCTACCTGACCTGGCTCTGGAACGTGCTGCACCTCGACCTCGGTTCAAGCTACACCTACGGTCTCCCGGTCTGGGATGTCATCGTGAGCCGCTTCCCGATTTCGCTGTTCTTCGGTATCACCTCGTTCTTCCTGAGTTATCTGATTTGCATCCCGCTCGGTCTGTGGAAGGCCGTGCATCACGGGAGCAAGCTCGATTCGCTCAGCTCGGGTGTGATTTTCTCGGGCTACGTGATGCCCGGTTATGCACTCGGCATCTTGCTCATCATCTTCCTTGCGGGCGGTTCGTACCTCGACATCTTCCCGCTGGGCGGCCTCACGAGCGATGACTTCGAAGATTTCTCGTTCTTCGGAAAAATCGTGGACCTCGGGCATCACCTGATTCTCCCGATTTTCTGCTACATGATCAGCGAGTTCGCTTTCCTGACCTTCCTCATGAAGAACTCCGCGCTCGAGGAACTGGGGAAGGACTACATGCGAACGGCTCTTGCGAAAGGCATGAGTTTCAACCAGGCGCTCGTTCGCCACGCGCTTCGTAACGCGCTCATCCCGATTGCCACCCGCCTCTCCGAAATCTGCACGCTCATGTTCGCGGGCGCGCTCCTTATCGAGAAAGTCTTCGATATCGACGGCATGGGCCTTTTGTACTACAACTCCATGGTCAACCGCGACTACAACGTGGTCATGGGCATCATCTTCTTGAGCAGCCTCATGGCGATGGTGGGCCGCCTCTTCAGCGACATCCTCTACACGCTCGTAGACCCGAGAATCAAGTTCTCGTAA
- the ruvB gene encoding Holliday junction branch migration DNA helicase RuvB, whose amino-acid sequence MEDNRIISPQKIAFDENDTDRNLRPPSLNDFTGQDDIKESLSIAIEAARHRGDALDHCLFAGPPGLGKTTLAGIIAKEMGVNIHVTSGPVLEKASGLAGLLTSLQENDVLFIDEIHRLSRVVEEYLYPAMEDFRLDIMLDSGPAARSVNLPLKHFTLVGATTRSGLLTSPLRDRFGLQYRLELYSDKDIAKILVRSAGILGVELAEDAAELLGARCRGTPRVANRVLRRCRDVAQVRGTGVIDVQSATKTLDMLGIDSEGLDPMDRKILSTMIDKFDGGPVGLGTIGAALGEETDTLEEVYEPYLIRKGLLSRTPRGRVATTNAYKLLHRSIPSRKLDDAQENLFTQID is encoded by the coding sequence ATGGAAGACAACCGCATCATTTCTCCGCAAAAAATCGCCTTTGACGAAAACGATACCGACAGGAACTTGCGCCCGCCCAGCCTGAACGACTTTACCGGCCAGGACGATATCAAGGAAAGCCTTTCGATTGCCATCGAGGCGGCCCGCCACCGCGGGGATGCGCTGGACCACTGCCTTTTTGCGGGCCCTCCCGGCCTCGGCAAGACGACACTCGCCGGGATTATCGCCAAGGAAATGGGCGTGAACATCCATGTGACTAGCGGCCCGGTGCTCGAGAAGGCGAGCGGTTTGGCTGGTTTGCTTACCAGCTTGCAAGAAAACGACGTGCTGTTCATCGACGAAATTCACCGGCTGAGCCGCGTTGTCGAGGAATACCTCTACCCCGCCATGGAAGATTTTCGGCTCGACATCATGCTCGATTCCGGCCCTGCGGCCCGCAGCGTGAACCTGCCGCTCAAGCATTTTACACTCGTAGGCGCGACAACCCGCAGTGGTTTGCTGACCAGCCCGCTGCGTGACCGTTTTGGCCTGCAATACAGGCTGGAGCTATACAGCGACAAGGATATTGCGAAGATTCTCGTGCGCAGTGCGGGAATTTTGGGGGTTGAACTCGCCGAGGACGCCGCCGAACTTCTCGGCGCTCGCTGCCGCGGGACGCCCCGTGTCGCAAACCGCGTGCTCAGGCGTTGCCGCGATGTGGCCCAAGTCCGTGGAACGGGCGTTATCGACGTGCAATCCGCCACGAAGACGCTCGACATGCTGGGCATCGACAGCGAGGGCCTCGACCCGATGGACCGCAAAATCCTTTCGACCATGATTGACAAGTTCGACGGCGGGCCTGTCGGCCTCGGCACCATCGGTGCCGCCCTCGGCGAAGAAACGGACACGCTGGAAGAAGTCTACGAGCCCTACCTGATTCGCAAGGGCCTGCTCAGTCGTACGCCCAGAGGCCGCGTCGCGACCACCAACGCCTACAAGCTGCTGCACAGGAGCATCCCGTCCAGGAAGCTCGACGACGCGCAAGAAAACCTTTTCACGCAAATCGATTAA